A section of the Leptotrichia buccalis C-1013-b genome encodes:
- a CDS encoding RNA 2'-phosphotransferase translates to MKKNLNKLGRFLSFILRHSPQTIDIKLDKNGWADVNELIKGINENGKKINFEMLNEIVETNDKKRYEFNEDFTKIRACQGHSLDVDLELKSVIPPKFLYHGTAERFLPKIKSEGIKKINRQHVHLSETYETAYNVGKRHGKPFIIKVLAEKMYKDGKKFFISKNGVWLTDDVEVKYLEF, encoded by the coding sequence ATGAAAAAGAACTTGAATAAATTAGGAAGGTTTCTAAGCTTTATTTTAAGACATTCACCACAGACAATTGATATAAAATTGGATAAAAATGGATGGGCTGATGTAAATGAATTGATTAAAGGAATTAATGAAAATGGAAAAAAGATAAATTTTGAAATGCTAAATGAAATTGTAGAAACAAATGATAAAAAAAGGTATGAATTTAATGAAGATTTTACAAAAATAAGAGCTTGCCAAGGACATAGTTTAGATGTAGATTTGGAACTAAAATCAGTAATACCGCCAAAATTTCTTTATCATGGAACAGCAGAAAGATTTCTCCCCAAAATTAAAAGTGAAGGAATAAAAAAAATTAACAGGCAACATGTACATTTGTCTGAAACTTATGAAACAGCCTATAATGTTGGAAAAAGACATGGAAAGCCTTTTATTATAAAGGTTTTGGCTGAAAAGATGTATAAAGATGGGAAAAAATTTTTTATTTCAAAAAATGGTGTGTGGCTAACAGATGATGTTGAAGTGAAATATTTGGAATTTTAG